TCCGAACAGCGCGCCGGACGCGAGTCCGTAGTACAACGCTTTATGGTGTCGGTTGCAGCTGCGCTCAGCCACTGCCACCAGGGCGATGAGGCCCGCGATGATCGCACCGATCGTTATCCCCATGACCACCACTTGAGGCCGACGGTCGGTGGCGACGGGCCTGGCGATCAGGAGGAACGCCACCACGCAGGAGACGAGCACCGCCCCCCACATCCATTCGTTGGCGTGCGGGTGCCGGTGGTCGGCCCACGCTTCCAAGGGAAGCGCGAAGAGGACGGCCAACACGACGAGCGGCTGCACCAGCAGGATCGATCCGAGACCAAGTGCGCTGGCCTGCAGACTGAACCCGGCGAGAGCGATCCCCGCACCGATCCACCAGCCCCGGGTGATCGCGCCGCTCGACGCGGAGGACCGCTGCCTCAGCACGGTGCCTCCGGCGATCAGCAGTGCCGCGGCGGTGGCCAACAGCGCGGGGGCCCAGGTATGCATCCCCTCAAGCGTATCGGTCAGCGGTGCCCGCTCGCGCCGTGCAACCGGGTCACAGCGACGAGTGTCACCGAATCAGGCACCGGCGATGCGCAGTTCTGTGGCGACTGGGGTGCTCCGCTGCGTGAGATCCAGCACAGGGCAGTGCTTGTCGACGACGTCCTGCAGCTCTCGGTACCGTTCGGGCGCGTCGGGTCCGGCGACGTCGACCGTGACGCGCACCTGGGTGAATCCCGGCCGCACGTCGTCGTCGAGACCGAAGAAGCCTCGCACGTCGAGATCACCCTCGGCGTGCAGTGTGAGCGAGCTGAGTTCGACGCCGAGACGTTCCGCCCAGAACCGGTAGGTGACGACCTGGCAGGACAGCAGCGACGCGAGGTAGAACTCGACGGGGTTGGGTGCGGTGTCGCCGCCGCCGAGCGTCGGCGGCTCGTCGACGGAGACGCTGAACGAGCGGATGCCGATGTCACTGGACACGCCCTCCCCGGCCGTCGCCGATGCCGCGAACACAGCGACCGCGTTTGCCGGCTTGGATGCGACGGCGTCCGCCGTCTGCGCCGCGATGGTGTTGAGCTTGGTGCCGGTCGCCGGGATGCTGTGGGTGGGGCTGATCTCTGTAGTCGTCATGCCGTCGACCGTAGATACGAGAGCTCGCGCCGGGTACGGATGCGCGCACGGTGATTTCAACTGCCGTCCGCTGTCCGATCGACTCGGACCGCGCGCCTGGTCGAAAATGTCGGACGTCGGTTCTACCGTGAGGTCATGTACCACGATGATCTGGAACGTCTGATGACGCTGAGCACCGCCGACATCGCCGACGCGTGCCGTGGCGACCGACTGCAGGGCCTGATCACCCGGTGCTACGACGAGCACCTCGAGTTGGCCGAACTGGCCGACGACGCTGCTGTGGAGGGAGACCTCGATGCTCACGGCTACTACTCGCAGGAGAGTGCTGCCTGGCGTGCGACCGCCCAGATTCTGCGGACCATGGCCGCCGATCCGTTGCTGCACCGCACCGCAGGCGCGGCATGAGCCGGACACTGGTTCTGCTTCGTCATGGAAAGAGCGATTACCCGCTCGGCGTGCCGGACCACGACCGACCGCTCAACAACAGAGGCCGCCGGCAGGCCGCTCTCGCAGGCGACTGGATCCGTGGGGACGGCCTGACCGTCGACGCCGTGCTCTGCTCAACGGCCGAACGCACCCGTCAGACCCTCGAGCGAACCGGTATCGACGCACCGACCGAGTACCTCTCAGCGATCTACGGGTGCACTCCGGACGAGCTGTTCGAGACGATCCGGGTGTACGCACCGTCGGACGCATCGACTCTGCTCGTAGTCGGCCACTTCCCGGGCATGCCGGAGACCGCGTTGACCCTCGATCCGGCGGGGACGATCGACGAGTTCCCCACATCGGCATATGCCGTCGTCGACATCGGCGTCGAATGGGATCGCATCGGCCTGGATCTCGATCCCGACGCATCCCTGACCGCCCTCCGCGTCCCTCGCTGAACCCGTCCCCTCCGCCAAGGAAGGTGCTGAATCCGCTCAGGCTTCGCCGATAAACTCCCCCGCATGACTCTGACTCCCACCGATGTCGCTCATCTCCGACGCTGCGTCGAACTCGCTCGGGAAGCCGTCGACGCCGGAGACGAAGCGTTCGGTTCCCTGCTCGTGAACGCCGACGGCGACATCGTGTTCGAGGACCGGAACCGCGTGTCGGGAGGCGATTCCACCAGGCACCCCGAGCTGACCCTCGTCGAGTGGGCCGTGGCGAATATGACTCCCGAACAACGTGTCGCGTCGGTCACGTACACCTCCGGCGAGCACTGCGCGATGTGCGCCGCTGCCCACGCATGGGTCGGGCTCGGTCGAATCGTCTACGCAGGCAGCACTGCACAGCTCACGGGCTGGCGCGCCGAGTGGAACTTGCCGGCGTCGCCGGTGGCTCCACTGTCGATTCGCGAGGTCGCACCGGGCGTCGCGGTCACCGGCCCGATCTCTGAGTTCGCCGCGGACCTGCGTGCACTGCACGCACGTGCGGCGGGAGTGACGCTGTGATGACACCGCCGCGTTCGGCGCGATTGTCTGTCGCCGCTGCAGCGGCCGTCGCCGTGACCGCTCTGGCCGGGTGCGCCGGATCCGACGACACGGCGTCCGACGCCTCGACCGCGGGAACAACGACGACCAGGTCTGCCGCCGCGTCGTCAAGCACTCCCGCATCGATCGGTCGGCCTCAGTCGTCCGCACGCGTCAACCCCGCGGCGACTGCACGACTGCACGTCGCAGCGTCGAACGGCGACGTCGCCGAAGTGCACAAGGCCATCGCCGACGGTGCAGATCTCGAGTCGAGAGGCGCGAACGGACGAACACCGCTCGTCGCTGCGACCAAGAACCGCGACGCGGCGAGTGCGCTAGCGCTGCTCGACGCCGGCGCCGACCCGAATGCCAAGGACGACCTCCAGGACTCCGCTTTTCTGTACGCGGGTGCCGAGGGCTTCGACACGATTCTGGAGGGGACTCTCCGGCACGGAGCCGACGTGACCAGCCTCAATCGGTACGGAGGCACGGCGCTGATCCCCGCCTCCGAGCATGCGCACACCTCGACGATCTCAATCCTGATCAAGGCGGGCGTCCCGCTCGATGTCGTCAACAAGTCGGGGTGGACGGCGCTGTTGGAGGCCGTTGTCCTCGGCGACGGCGACGTCGCCCACGTCGATGCGGTGCGGCAGCTCCTCGACGCCGGAGCCGATCCCTCGATCGGCGATTTCGACGGAGTGACGCCACGCCAGCATGCGGTCGATCGTGGCCAGACCGCGGTCGTCGCCGAATTCGACCGTCCCCGTCCGAAGAGATAGCCGGCGCACCCCACCCGCTCGTCGAACCAACGCACTTCCCTGCTCGAAGCGTCTACACCGTGTCGTCCGACCTCGACCACGCGATGGCGATGAGTCTGCGGAGCACTGTCAGGTCGATGTCGTCGAGCTTCTTCACGTACACACAACCCGCTCCCTCGGTGAAAATCCCGAGTTCGGGGAGCAAGGCGGCGCCCTCGGGCAGATCCTTGAGCCCGTACAGCGACAGGCTCGCCTTGCGCGGCGAGAAGGCCGCCTTCGGCCAGTCGCCTCGTGTCCGCGGGTTTGCCGGCGAGACGTATCGGTAACTGCCGTACCCGATCATCGACGGACCCCACATGACCGGCGCGACACCCGTCACCTCCGCGAAGACCTCGGCGAGGACCATCCCGTCCGCGCGTCTGCGGACCGGCGCCACAGCATCGAGAAAGGCGTCGACACTTGCATCGGTCGGTCTCGTCTTCGGTTCGTTGCCCACGTCCGCACTGTATCCGCGATTCAAATTCTCAAGCGGCGACTCCCTTCCTCCGATCAGCGGACACCCAGCGCGCGGGCGATCAGCGGCCACGAACTGACGAGGTCGGCGTGGAACAGGCCCCAGGTGTGGACGCCGTCGGGACGGTGGACGAACGTCCGAGGAATGCCGAGAGACGCGAGCCGGTTCGCCATCGTCGTGGTGCAGTTCAACGCGATCGCCTCCATGACGTTTCCGCCCACGAACCCGCTGCCGTTGATCAGCGGATTGCCGTCGACGGGTCCGGGCACACCTGATCCGGCCGACAGGTAGATCGCCTTGCCACGGAGTTTGGAGGCGTTGACGACGGGATCGTGGCGGAACCACTGTGCGCTGCCCGGCGGCCCCCACATGTTGGCGACGTTCCCGCCGCCACGCGTGACGATCGCCGTATTCGCCACCTGCGCGAGGGGACTGGTCGTGCCGGGGCAGCCCGAGTAGGCGGCCACGGCGCGGTAGCGCCATGGTGCATGCGTGACGATGTCGAGGGCGGGGCCTGCGGACATCGACACCCCGGACAGTGCGTTCGCCCCGTTGGTGCGGTACGCCTTGTCGATCGCCGACGGCAACTCGTCGTTGATGTAGGTCTCCCACTTGTTGCGACCGAGGACGGGGTCGGTTGTGTTCCAGTCGGTCCACATCGAGAATCGACCGCCGATCGGCAGGATCACGTTCACACGCTTTCCCGCGAAGAAGCGCGGAGCGCCGCCGCTGTTGAACCAGGAGATCCCGTCCTCCGCACCGCCGGCACCCGGCAGCATGTAGAACGCGGGGAGTCCGGCGGGCTTTCCGACTGGATGCAACACGTGGTTGCGGACCACTCGACGCATCGATGGCGAGTAGACCGAAACGAGGTCGGTCGTCGGGTTCAGGTGTACAACCCCGACGATTCGCGCGGCAGCGGCGGACGGAAGCGACGGTGCCAGGCCGAGTATCACGAGCGCCGCCATCACCGCTGTCAGGACGCGCGTCGGCGTGGACCGCCCCTTCCCAGTTGTGACTGTTGAGTTCGGGGACATGAACTCCACCGTAACCGGACATAGACGGCCCACAGCCGTCGTGACCTGCCCGTTGCCCGATCGATGCTCCTCTGCCGCCGTACAGTTGAGAACGTGGCCGAGCAACCTTCGACGACTCGCTTCAGGCGTCTGCTCCACATCGACCTCGACCAGTTCCAGGTGTCGGTGGAGCGTCTTCGCCGGCCTGAGCTCGTCGGGGTGCCCGTGATCGTCGGCGGCGACGGGGACCCGTCCAGACCTCGGCAGGTCGTGACATGCGCATCCTACGAAGCACGTGCGCTCGGCGCGAGAGCCGGACTCGCGCTGCCCGCGGCAAGACGTAAGTGCCCCGACGCCGTGTTCCTACCGCTCGACATGCCGCACTATGAGGCAGTGTCATCGCAGGTCATGGATGTGATCCGCAGTTTCGGCCATCCCGTCGAAGTATGGGGGTGGGACGAGGGCTACATCGGAGTCGACCCATTCGACCAGACACCGACCCTCGACGACGCAGGCGCCGTCGACCTCGCACATCGAATCCGCGCTTCCGTGTTCGAGCAGACCGGCATCAACTGTTGCTTAGGCGTCTCCGACAACAAGCAGCGCGCCAAGATGGCAGCCGGGTTCGCCAAGGCCGCGGTACGCGACCCCGAGGCGACTCCCGACCGACGGGTGTTCGCATTGGACGACGCCAACTGGCCGACACTCATGGGCCCACGTCCGTGCCGGGATCTGTGGAGCGTGGGACCGAAGACCGCGTCCAAGCTCGCCGAGCGCGGAGTGGACACCGTCGACCAACTCGTCGCAGTCGACCGAGAGGATCTCGTGTCGATCTTCGGCCCCAGCCAGGGGAACTGGCTGTATGTTCTCTGCCGCGGTGGAGGCGACGATTCGATCGCAACGTCGCCGTGGATCGCGAAGTCGCATTCGAAGTCACGCACCTACCCTCGCGACCTCACCGACATCAACGACCTCCACGAAGCCGTCGAGGCCCTCACTCGCGACGTACTCGCCCAATCGATCGCCGAGGAGCGCATGCCGTTCCGCATCGGCTTGACCGTCCGGACGTCGACCTTCTACACGCGCACCAAGATGCGCAAGCTCCCCGAGCCGACGACGTCGTTCGACGAGATCGTGGCCGTCGCTCGTGGCCTTCTGGACGCTTTTCACGATCAGGAACCGCTCGGACCCGATCGACCGGTCCGGCTCCTCGCCGTGCGCCTCGAACTCCTCGACCCCTAGCGGTCTCGGTATTCGCGCAGGCAGCGAGCCACGCTCTAGAACGTGTTCTAGAATGCGGTCATGCCTTTGGTCACCGACAGTTCTATCACCATCAATGCTCCCGCCGACGTGGTGTGGAAGGTTCTCACCGACTTCGACTCGTACGGTGAGTGGAATCCGTTCCAGGTGGAGTGCTCCTCGACGCTGGTTCCGGGCGATCCGATCGACATGCGGTTCGAGCTGGGTCCCGGCGGCCTGAAGCACAAGCGTGAGTACATCGTCGACGTGACGCCGGGGACGACGTTCGCGTACTCGATGAAGCCCGCGCCGATGGGCGCGGTACGCAGCCTGCGTCGACACACCGTAGTCGACCTGGGCGCCGGACGCAGCCGCTACGACTCGCACTTCGAGATCACCGGTCCGGTGTCCGGACTGGTCAAACTGATGTTCGGCAAGGAACTCGTCGAGAAGTTCGCTGCGGTCACCGCGGCGATCGGCCCGCGCGCCGAGGCTCTCGCGCAGAGCTGACGGACAGAACCAGAACGAGCCGCCGTTGCTGCTGACGCTTATCTGACCTCGCTCCTCCGCACGTCGTGCCGCGGAGACGAAAGAACCCCCGTCCGACGAATCGGGCGGGGGTTCTCTGCGAACTCAGGTCAGCGGAAGTCGCTGCCGAAGCCGTAATCGTCCAGCGGAACGGCGGCACCGCTCGGAGCACCGAAGGGGCTGTCCGGGCTGTAGTAGGTGTCGTCGTACGTCGGGAGCGCGTACGCGGCGGCACGAGCTTCCTCGGTCGGCTGAACCTGGATGTTCCGGTACCGGTCGATGCCGGTTCCGGCCGGGATCAGCTTACCGATGATCACGTTCTCCTTGAGGCCCACGAGCTTGTCGCTGCGGCTGTTGATGGCCGCATCGGTGAGCACGCGAGTGGTCTCCTGGAAGGACGCCGCCGACAGCCACGAGTCCGTCGCGAGCGACGCCTTCGTGATGCCCATGAGGACGGGACGACCCGATGCAGGCTCGCCGCCCTCGGCGACGACGCCGCGGTTGGCGGCCTCGAACTCGGCGCGCTCGGTGAGCGAACCGGGCAGGAACTCGGTTGCGCCGGAGTCGATGATCGTCACGCGACGCAGCATCTGACGGACGATCGTCTCGACGTGCTTGTCGTGGATCGACACACCCTGGCTCCGGTACACCTCCTGGACCTCGTTGACGAGGTGGATCTGCACCTGGCGGGGACCCATCACACGCAGAACCTCGTGCGGATCGGCTGCACCCTCCATGAGCTGCTGGCCGACCTCGACGTGATCGCCGTGGGCGAGCAGACGCTCGGTGCCGTCCTCGTGCTTGAAGACGCGCATGCGCTGGCGCTTCGAGATCTTGTCGTAGACGACCTCGTCGCTGCCGTCGTCGGGAACGATCGTGATCTTGTAGAAACGATCGTCGTCCTCGATGTTGACGCGGCCGGACACCTCGGCGATCGGAGCCTTGCCCTTGGGGACGCGGGCTTCGAACAGCTCGGTGACTCGCGGAAGACCACCGGTGATGTCGTCACCGACACCACCCTGGTGGAACGTACGCATCGTCAGCTGGGTACCGGGCTCACCGATCGACTGAGCCGCGATGATGCCGACGGCCTCGCCGATGTCGACGAGCTTGCCGGTGGCCATCGAGCGGCCGTAGCAGTGAGCACACACTCCGGTGCCGGTGGCACAGGTCAGGACCGAACGGACCTTCACCTCGGTGACGCCTGCGGCGAGGAGCGCCTCGATCGCCGGGTCGCCCAGGTCGTGACCCTTCTTGATCACAACGTTGCCCGCAGCGTCCAGCGCGTCGACCGCGAGCGTACGAGCGTACGCCGAGGTCTCGACGTGGGCGTCGCGGATGATCGCGCCGTCGGCCGACTTCTCGGCCAGCGGGACCAGGATGCCGCGCTCGGTGCCGCAGTCGGTCTCGCGGACGATGACGTCCTGCGACACGTCGACGAGACGACGAGTCAGGTAGCCCGAGTCTGCGGTACGCAGAGCCGTGTCGGCCAGACCCTTACGAGCACCGTGTGTGTTGATGAAGTACTCGGCGACGGTCAGGCCCTCACGGAACGACGACTTGATCGGACGCGGGATGAACTCACCCTTCGGGTTCGTCACCAGGCCCTTCATGCCCGAGAGGTTACGCACCTGGGTCATGTTGCCCGTTGCGCCCGACTTCGGGATCATCGTGATCGGGTTGTCCTCGGGGTAGTAGTCCTCGAGTGCCTTACCGACCTCTTCAGTCGCCTGCTTCCAGATCTCGACCAGCGCGTCACGACGCTCGTCGGAGGTCAGACCACCGCGCTGGAACTTGCGCTCCAGGCCGTCGGCACGCTCCTCGTAACGCTCGAGGATCTCTGCCTTGGCCGGCGGCACGAGGACGTCCGACATAGACACCGTGACACCCGAACGGGTCGCCCAGTAGAAGCCGACGTCCTTCATCTTGTCGACAGTCTGCGCGACGACGATCATCGGGTAGCGCTCGGCGAGATCGTTGATGATCACGGCCTGACGCTTCTTCGGCATCTGCTCGTCGATGAACGGGTAGTCGTGCGGGAGCAGTTCGTTGAACAGCACGCGCCCCAGGGTGGTGGTGGTCTCCCACGCACTTCCGCGGCGCCAGCCCTCGGGGAACAGCTCCGCCTCGACGTCCGCGGACGGACGCTGATCGGTGAGACGGATCTTGATCGTCGCCTGGATGCTCAGCGCACCGCGGTCGACGGCCATGATCGCCTCGGCGGGGCTGGAGTACACACCGCGCTCGACGTCGTCCGCCGAACCCTCGGTGTACTCCCCGACCAGACCCGGCTTCTGGGTGGTCAGGTAGTACAGACCGGTCACCATGTCCAGACGCGGCATGGCGAGCGGACGGCCCGACGCAGGCGACAGGATGTTGTTCGACGACAGCATCAGGATGCGTGCCTCGGCCTGCGCCTCCGCGGACAGCGGGAGGTGCACAGCCATCTGGTCACCGTCGAAGTCGGCGTTGAACGCTTCACAGACGAGCGGGTGCAGCTGGATGGCCTTGCCCTCCACGAGCTGCGGCTCGAACGCCTGGATGCCCAGACGGTGCAGCGTGGGAGCACGGTTCAGCAGCACGGGGTGCTCGGCGATGACCTCTTCGAGAACGTCCCACACGGCGGGGCGCTGACGCTCCACCATGCGCTTGGCCGACTTGATGTTCTGCGCCTGGTTCAGGTCGACGAGTCGCTTCATCACGAACGGCTTGAACAGCTCGAGAGCCATCAGCTTCGGAAGGCCGCACTGGTGCAGCTTGAGCTGCGGACCGACGACGATGACCGAACGGCCCGAGTAGTCGACACGCTTGCCGAGGAGGTTCTGACGGAAACGACCCTGCTTGCCCTTGAGCAGATCGCTCAGGGACTTCAGCGGGCGGTTGCCCGGTCCGGTGACCGGACGGCCGCGGCGACCGTTGTCGAACAGTGCGTCGACCGACTCCTGCAGCATGCGCTTCTCGTTGTTCACGATGATCTCGGGTGCACCGAGATCGATGAGGCGCTTGAGGCGGTTGTTGCGGTTGATGACGCGGCGGTACAGGTCGTTCAGGTCGGACGTGGCGAAACGGCCACCGTCGAGCTGGACCATCGGACGCAGCTCCGGCGGGATCACCGGAACGGCCTCGAGGACCATCGCCTGCGGCGAGTTGCCCGAACGCTGGAACGCGGCGACGACCTTCAGTCGCTTGAGCGCGCGCAGCTTCTTCTGGCCCTTGCCCGAACGAATCGTCTCGCGCAGCGACTCGGCCTCTGCATCGATGTCGAACGTCTCGAGCAGCTTCTTGATCGCCTCGGCGCCCATCGAGCCGGCGAAGTACTCGCCGAAGCGGTCCTCGAGCTCGCGGTACAGACGCTCGTCGACGATGAGCTCGCCGGGCGACAGCTTGACGAACTTGTCCCAGATCTCGTCGAGCGCCTCGACCTCGCGGTTCGCGTGGTCGCGCATGCGCTTGAGCTCACGCTCGCCCGCATCGCGCACCTTGCGCTTGGCGTCGGCCTTGGCGCCTTCGGCCTCCAGCTCGGCCAGGTCGGCTTCGAGCTTGCTCTGGCGCTCGGCCAGTGCCACCTCGAGGTCGTCCATGATGGCCTTGCGCTCGACGCCGATCTCGGCCTCGCGGGTCGACAGCTCTGCGTGACGCAGTTCGTCGTCCACCGAGGTGATGACGTACGCGGCGAAGTAGATGATCTTCTCGAGATCCTTCGGCGCGAGGTCGAGCAGGTAGCCCAAACGGCTCGGCACACCCTTGAAGTACCAGATGTGCGTGACCGGGGCGGCCAGCTCGATGTGGCCCATGCGCTCACGGCGCACCTTGGCCTTTGTCACCTCGACGCCGCAGCGTTCACAGATGATGCCCTTGAAGCGGACGCGCTTGTACTTGCCGCAGTAGCACTCCCAGTCCCGGGTGGGGCCGAAGATCTTCTCGCAGAAGAGTCCGTCCTTCTCGGGCTTCAGGGTGCGGTAGTTGATGGTCTCCGGCTTCTTGACCTCACCGTACGACCAGTTGTGGATGTCGTCGGCCGTGGCCAGACCGATCTTCAGTTCGTCGAAAAAGTTGACGTCGAGCACGTGTTACCTTTCAGAGCTCTCTGGGTTCACCGGGGTGAACCCCGTCGTAAGTGGTGAGGGTCAGTTGGCGAGATCGTCGACAGTGGCGTTCTCGTTGCGCGACAGGTTGATGCCGAGGTTGGCAGCAGCGCGCTCGAGATCCTCGTCGTCCGAGTCGGCCATCTCGATGGCGGCGCCGTCCGACGACAGCACCTCCACGTTCAGGCACAGCGACTGGAGCTCCTTCAGGAGCACCTTGAACGACTCGGGGATGCCCGGCTCCGGGATGTTCTCGCCCTTGACGATCGCCTCGTAGACCTTCACGCGGCCGACGACGTCGTCCGACTTGATGGTCAGAAGTTCCTGCAGGGTGTAGGCGGCGCCGTACGCCTGCATCGCCCAGCACTCCATCTCACCGAAGCGCTGTCCACCGAACTGCGCCTTACCACCGAGCGGCTGCTGCGTGATCATCGAGTACGGACCGGTCGAACGAGCGTGGATCTTGTCGTCGACCAGGTGGTGCAGCTTGATGATGTACATGTAGCCGACCGACACGGGGTACGGGAACGGCTCGCCGGAACGACCGTCGAACAGCGTCGCCTTGCCGTCCGGGCCCACCATGACGTCGCCGTCGCGGTTCGGGAGCGTCGAGCCGAGCAGACCCGCCAGCTCATCGTCCTTGGCGCCGTCGAACACCGGGGTCGCGGTGTTCGTGTTCGGCTCGGCCGAGAGCATGTCGGCGGGCAGGCGCTTGGCCCACTCCTCCTCCAGCTGTGCCGTGTCGATGTTCCAGCCCGCCTTGGCGACCCACCCGAGGTGCGTCTCCAGGATCTGGCCGATGTTCATACGACGCGGAACACCGTGGGTGTTCAGGATGATGTCGACAGGCGTGCCGTCGGGGAGGAACGGCATGTCCTCCTGCGGGAGGATCTTGCCGATGACGCCCTTGTTGCCGTGGCGACCTGCGAGCTTGTCGCCGTCCTGGATCTTGCGCTTCTGCGCGACGTAGACGCGGACGAGCTCGTTGACACCGGGTGCCAGATCGTCGTCGTCGTCGCGGCTGAAGACGCGGACGCCGATGACCTTGCCGGTCTCACCGTGAGGCACCTTGAGGGACGTGTCGCGGACCTCGCGAGCCTTCTCACCGAAGATCGCGCGGAGCAGACGCTCCTCGGGCGTCAGCTCGGTCTCGCCCTTCGGGGTGACCTTGCCGACCAGCACGTCGCCGTCGCGGACCTCGGCGCCGATGCGCACGATGCCACGCTCGTCGAGGTCCGCGAGGACCTCGTCGGAGACGTTCGGGATGTCACGAGTGATCTCCTCGGCCCCGAGCTTGGTGTCGCGGGCGTCGATCTCGTGCTCCTCGATGTGGATCGAGGTGAGCGTGTCCTCTTCCACGAGGCGCTGCGACAGAATGATCGCGTCCTCGTAGTTGTGGCCCTCCCACGGCATGATCGCCACGAGCAGGTTCTTGCCGAGCGCCATCTCACCCTGATCGGTGCAGGGACCGTCGGCGAGGACCTGACCGGCCTCGACACGCTGGCCCTCGTCCACGATCGGGACCTGGTTGGCGCAGGTGCCGTGGTTCGAGCGCTCGAACTTGCGCAGACGGAAGCTGTCACGCGTGCCGTCGTCGGCCATCACTGTGATGAAGTCGGCCGAGACCTCCTCCACCACACCGGTCTTGCCGGTGACGATGACGTCGCCCGCGTCGACGGCGGCACGGAGCTCCATGCCGGTGCCGACCAGCGGCGACTCGCTGCGAACCAGCGGCACCGCCTGACGCTGCATGTTGGCGCCCATCAGGGCACGGTTGGCGTCGTCGTGCTCGAGGAACGGAATCATCGCGGTTGCGACGGAGACCAT
This genomic window from Gordonia sp. PDNC005 contains:
- a CDS encoding DNA-directed RNA polymerase subunit beta', translated to MLDVNFFDELKIGLATADDIHNWSYGEVKKPETINYRTLKPEKDGLFCEKIFGPTRDWECYCGKYKRVRFKGIICERCGVEVTKAKVRRERMGHIELAAPVTHIWYFKGVPSRLGYLLDLAPKDLEKIIYFAAYVITSVDDELRHAELSTREAEIGVERKAIMDDLEVALAERQSKLEADLAELEAEGAKADAKRKVRDAGERELKRMRDHANREVEALDEIWDKFVKLSPGELIVDERLYRELEDRFGEYFAGSMGAEAIKKLLETFDIDAEAESLRETIRSGKGQKKLRALKRLKVVAAFQRSGNSPQAMVLEAVPVIPPELRPMVQLDGGRFATSDLNDLYRRVINRNNRLKRLIDLGAPEIIVNNEKRMLQESVDALFDNGRRGRPVTGPGNRPLKSLSDLLKGKQGRFRQNLLGKRVDYSGRSVIVVGPQLKLHQCGLPKLMALELFKPFVMKRLVDLNQAQNIKSAKRMVERQRPAVWDVLEEVIAEHPVLLNRAPTLHRLGIQAFEPQLVEGKAIQLHPLVCEAFNADFDGDQMAVHLPLSAEAQAEARILMLSSNNILSPASGRPLAMPRLDMVTGLYYLTTQKPGLVGEYTEGSADDVERGVYSSPAEAIMAVDRGALSIQATIKIRLTDQRPSADVEAELFPEGWRRGSAWETTTTLGRVLFNELLPHDYPFIDEQMPKKRQAVIINDLAERYPMIVVAQTVDKMKDVGFYWATRSGVTVSMSDVLVPPAKAEILERYEERADGLERKFQRGGLTSDERRDALVEIWKQATEEVGKALEDYYPEDNPITMIPKSGATGNMTQVRNLSGMKGLVTNPKGEFIPRPIKSSFREGLTVAEYFINTHGARKGLADTALRTADSGYLTRRLVDVSQDVIVRETDCGTERGILVPLAEKSADGAIIRDAHVETSAYARTLAVDALDAAGNVVIKKGHDLGDPAIEALLAAGVTEVKVRSVLTCATGTGVCAHCYGRSMATGKLVDIGEAVGIIAAQSIGEPGTQLTMRTFHQGGVGDDITGGLPRVTELFEARVPKGKAPIAEVSGRVNIEDDDRFYKITIVPDDGSDEVVYDKISKRQRMRVFKHEDGTERLLAHGDHVEVGQQLMEGAADPHEVLRVMGPRQVQIHLVNEVQEVYRSQGVSIHDKHVETIVRQMLRRVTIIDSGATEFLPGSLTERAEFEAANRGVVAEGGEPASGRPVLMGITKASLATDSWLSAASFQETTRVLTDAAINSRSDKLVGLKENVIIGKLIPAGTGIDRYRNIQVQPTEEARAAAYALPTYDDTYYSPDSPFGAPSGAAVPLDDYGFGSDFR
- a CDS encoding DNA-directed RNA polymerase subunit beta, with amino-acid sequence MALDRQSTSTTAGIIPGAPHRASFAKIDEPLEVPGLLDVQLDSFDWLVGTPEWRAKAIARGEENPVGGLEEVLRELSPIEDFSSSMSLSFSDPHFDEVKASVDECKDKDMTYAAPLFVTAEFINNNTGEIKSQTVFMGDFPIMTDKGSFVINGTERVVVSQLVRSPGVYFDASIDKATEKTLHSVKVIPGRGAWLEFDVDKRDTVGVRIDRKRRQPVTVLLQALGMTREEITERFGFSEILMSTLEKDSTSNQDEALLEVYRKLRPGEPPTKESAESLLENLFFREKRYDLARVGRYKINKKLGLTANPMFGESVLTREDIIATVEYLVRLHEADPNHISNMTVPGGVEVPVEVDDIDHFGNRRLRTVGELIQNQIRVGLSRMERVVRERMTTQDAEAITPQTLINIRPVVAAIKEFFGTSQLSQFMDQNNPLSGLTHKRRLSALGPGGLSRERAGLEVRDVHPSHYGRMCPIETPEGPNIGLIGSLSVYARVNPFGFIETPYRKVVDGVVTDEIAYMTADEEDRYLIGQANTNYDADGRITDERVLVRLKGAEVEFVPAGSVELLDVSPRQMVSVATAMIPFLEHDDANRALMGANMQRQAVPLVRSESPLVGTGMELRAAVDAGDVIVTGKTGVVEEVSADFITVMADDGTRDSFRLRKFERSNHGTCANQVPIVDEGQRVEAGQVLADGPCTDQGEMALGKNLLVAIMPWEGHNYEDAIILSQRLVEEDTLTSIHIEEHEIDARDTKLGAEEITRDIPNVSDEVLADLDERGIVRIGAEVRDGDVLVGKVTPKGETELTPEERLLRAIFGEKAREVRDTSLKVPHGETGKVIGVRVFSRDDDDDLAPGVNELVRVYVAQKRKIQDGDKLAGRHGNKGVIGKILPQEDMPFLPDGTPVDIILNTHGVPRRMNIGQILETHLGWVAKAGWNIDTAQLEEEWAKRLPADMLSAEPNTNTATPVFDGAKDDELAGLLGSTLPNRDGDVMVGPDGKATLFDGRSGEPFPYPVSVGYMYIIKLHHLVDDKIHARSTGPYSMITQQPLGGKAQFGGQRFGEMECWAMQAYGAAYTLQELLTIKSDDVVGRVKVYEAIVKGENIPEPGIPESFKVLLKELQSLCLNVEVLSSDGAAIEMADSDDEDLERAAANLGINLSRNENATVDDLAN